A genome region from Candidatus Melainabacteria bacterium includes the following:
- a CDS encoding aminoglycoside phosphotransferase family protein, whose product MNPIETGSLALRLAEKAAVAVSGQAEPAAALLADAVASCSGKFPDIAKLSEQAGLGSVLGATRLQGGVVNNVYRIETTGKPFIARFCQDSLDVYQKEHWAMDTAASRGVITPRIFKVGDEGTTSYMLMEDVGRRTLADLEGDRGEALQKLGKQIGLTNGIKVEGFGFSLDLSKPQRPFFTESWKAMKAGENRYIFDGEPLVKLGALSAKENREAQKFLQPMLDWNFEPRLCHGDVSLNNAIMRDDGAVAVIDWTQAKGGVAPYFDLARLSTEIPAELPSFLKGYGITPQQFASQSQNYQRVALTDVLRAGSWAQRTSHSEPQKFVADIRKLYESVIGS is encoded by the coding sequence GTGAATCCAATTGAGACAGGTTCGTTGGCATTGAGACTCGCCGAAAAGGCCGCGGTTGCAGTCTCCGGTCAGGCTGAACCTGCCGCAGCTCTGCTTGCTGATGCAGTCGCATCGTGTTCTGGAAAATTTCCCGATATCGCAAAGCTCTCAGAGCAGGCTGGACTTGGTTCTGTTTTGGGAGCAACCAGATTACAGGGTGGCGTGGTCAACAATGTTTATCGGATTGAGACCACCGGCAAACCGTTCATCGCTCGATTTTGCCAGGACTCGCTCGATGTCTATCAAAAAGAGCATTGGGCTATGGATACCGCCGCATCTCGCGGCGTTATAACGCCTCGCATTTTTAAGGTGGGTGATGAAGGCACAACGAGCTATATGCTCATGGAGGATGTCGGTCGCAGGACTCTTGCAGATCTTGAAGGGGACAGAGGCGAAGCGCTTCAGAAGCTCGGCAAACAGATTGGTCTGACTAATGGGATAAAGGTTGAAGGATTCGGCTTTTCGCTCGATTTGAGCAAGCCACAGCGTCCGTTCTTCACGGAATCGTGGAAAGCCATGAAAGCTGGCGAGAACAGATATATCTTCGATGGCGAGCCTCTGGTCAAGCTTGGAGCGCTAAGCGCGAAAGAGAATCGCGAAGCCCAAAAATTTTTGCAACCTATGCTTGATTGGAATTTTGAACCCCGACTTTGCCATGGTGACGTCAGTCTGAACAACGCAATCATGCGGGATGATGGGGCTGTCGCCGTGATTGACTGGACTCAAGCAAAAGGAGGTGTTGCTCCTTATTTCGACCTGGCACGTTTGTCGACTGAGATTCCGGCGGAGCTGCCTTCGTTTCTGAAAGGCTATGGGATTACTCCGCAGCAATTTGCCAGTCAATCTCAGAATTATCAGCGCGTTGCGCTTACTGATGTTTTGAGAGCCGGAAGCTGGGCGCAACGCACTTCTCACTCCGAGCCGCAGAAGTTTGTAGCGGATATTCGTAAGTTGTATGAGAGTGTAATTGGCTCATAA
- the rpiB gene encoding ribose 5-phosphate isomerase B produces MEKLAIGSDHAGLELKEKIKSILEGMGFGWEDMGTNSTDSCDYPEYARAVADAVSGEKFKRGIICCGSGIGVSIVANKVRGIRAALCHDAVDAETSRQHNDSNVLCLAGRRTSVEESEKIIKTWLETPFEGGRHQRRVDMIEKPRAGE; encoded by the coding sequence ATGGAAAAATTAGCGATTGGCAGTGACCATGCCGGACTCGAGCTCAAGGAGAAGATCAAATCTATCCTTGAAGGAATGGGGTTCGGTTGGGAAGACATGGGCACTAATTCGACAGATTCGTGCGATTACCCCGAGTATGCTCGCGCTGTGGCTGATGCTGTTTCCGGGGAAAAATTCAAACGCGGCATTATCTGCTGTGGTTCAGGCATCGGTGTCTCGATCGTCGCCAACAAAGTGAGAGGCATTCGGGCTGCTCTCTGTCACGATGCCGTCGATGCTGAGACGAGTCGCCAGCACAACGACTCTAATGTGCTTTGTTTAGCGGGGCGTCGCACATCAGTGGAAGAGTCTGAGAAAATCATCAAAACCTGGCTGGAGACACCGTTTGAAGGTGGCAGACATCAGCGCCGCGTTGACATGATCGAGAAGCCACGCGCGGGCGAGTGA
- a CDS encoding WYL domain-containing protein: MQMEEKFSLELSQEEGILLLTSARLLDKLVAGVTIHAQERDELIRDIIDKLSAAVSPSLVTMSEELADAIVDSVLGTDEETDDEFFCPHDVSDRDFVEASADDNSGFNYPMYSIDGTLPVLEKALITHVAVSAECYSLAREAIDTLTLDPLSIVREDGMWRMVAYCHEMDDVMLFRVDRIKSVVETKEHFETPKNFAQRKHQAFAAYC; this comes from the coding sequence ATGCAGATGGAAGAAAAGTTTTCGCTGGAGCTGAGCCAGGAAGAGGGCATCCTCCTTTTGACCAGCGCGAGACTGTTGGACAAGCTGGTTGCGGGGGTGACGATTCACGCCCAGGAGAGGGATGAGTTAATTCGCGACATTATCGATAAACTATCGGCGGCCGTATCGCCCTCGCTTGTGACTATGTCTGAAGAGCTTGCCGACGCCATTGTCGACTCCGTGTTGGGCACAGACGAGGAGACTGACGACGAGTTCTTCTGTCCCCACGATGTTTCCGACCGAGATTTCGTGGAGGCGAGCGCCGACGATAACTCGGGCTTCAACTATCCGATGTATTCCATAGATGGCACCTTGCCTGTATTGGAAAAGGCTCTGATAACGCATGTGGCTGTGTCTGCAGAGTGTTATAGCCTGGCTCGAGAGGCGATCGACACTTTGACGCTCGACCCGCTCAGCATTGTGCGAGAGGACGGCATGTGGCGCATGGTGGCATATTGTCACGAAATGGACGACGTGATGCTGTTCCGCGTCGATCGCATCAAAAGCGTTGTGGAGACCAAAGAGCACTTCGAAACGCCGAAAAACTTTGCCCAGAGAAAGCACCAGGCTTTTGCCGCCTACTGCTAG
- a CDS encoding arginine--tRNA ligase, which produces MIEQKLQQIVESAIDGAVKDGKLGSLTERSVPVVIERPRLPEHGDLACGVAMKLAGQAKTAPIKIAESISEYIKSNPEANSDAISKCNVAAPGFINFQLGKRWLANALQQIHESGADFGRSDVGGKKRLLIEYVSANPTGELHIGHGRNAVFGSCLANLFKFAGYDVVQEFYLNDTGAQIEQLGAQAWALYQRKNGREVEYPEGGYPEESISHFVDQVFEQNKDKFINLNYEEGVAALADATKHVILEDQKQLLEKLGIHFDSWFSEATLHNGQVEEVLEIFARNNFSYEAEGALWLKSKELGDERDRVLRKSAGNTTYLAADAAYHRDKYSRNFDGFVTIWGADHHGQVPGLRAAVKALGEDPDLMEIILTQIVNLSRDGKSVRMSKRRGTVVTLSEVMEEVGKDAVRYYLAESSPQNPIAFDLELAKKTSRENPAFYIQYAHARCCAILRRALEPYVNTEKQVTEPPVLSEKEWADFQAEFKKSADVFLPAFDSDPIVFADQKALVMALQSFPQEVRDAAVNRQPGRLARYAFEVANALQKFYEVSRVITDDTAVTKARLGLIMATKQVLANVLGIIGVSAPERM; this is translated from the coding sequence ATGATCGAACAAAAACTCCAGCAAATTGTCGAAAGTGCCATCGATGGCGCTGTTAAGGATGGTAAGCTCGGAAGCCTGACAGAGCGCTCTGTTCCGGTAGTGATCGAACGTCCCCGTCTACCTGAACATGGAGACCTGGCTTGTGGCGTGGCGATGAAGCTGGCCGGGCAAGCAAAAACCGCTCCCATTAAAATTGCAGAGTCGATTTCGGAATACATTAAAAGCAATCCTGAAGCAAATTCAGATGCGATTTCGAAGTGCAATGTTGCTGCGCCCGGTTTTATCAATTTCCAACTCGGCAAACGCTGGCTGGCCAACGCGCTTCAGCAGATCCATGAGAGCGGTGCTGATTTCGGTCGCAGCGACGTCGGTGGAAAGAAAAGGCTTTTAATCGAGTATGTCTCAGCCAACCCGACCGGAGAGTTGCATATCGGTCATGGGCGCAATGCTGTTTTCGGCAGCTGCCTGGCGAACCTGTTCAAGTTTGCCGGTTATGACGTTGTGCAGGAGTTTTACTTAAACGACACTGGTGCTCAAATCGAGCAACTGGGCGCGCAGGCCTGGGCTCTATACCAGCGCAAGAACGGCAGGGAAGTTGAATATCCTGAAGGCGGTTATCCCGAAGAATCTATCAGTCACTTCGTCGATCAAGTTTTTGAGCAAAACAAAGACAAATTCATCAACTTGAATTACGAAGAAGGGGTTGCCGCGCTAGCCGACGCCACGAAACATGTGATTCTGGAAGACCAGAAGCAACTTCTCGAGAAGTTGGGCATTCATTTTGACAGCTGGTTTTCAGAAGCAACTTTGCACAATGGGCAGGTTGAAGAGGTTCTGGAAATTTTTGCCAGAAACAATTTCAGCTATGAAGCTGAGGGCGCGCTCTGGTTGAAGTCTAAGGAACTTGGTGACGAGCGTGACAGAGTCTTGAGAAAGAGTGCCGGTAATACAACTTATCTGGCTGCTGACGCTGCTTATCACCGTGACAAATACTCGCGTAATTTCGATGGGTTTGTCACCATATGGGGTGCCGATCACCACGGTCAGGTGCCTGGCTTGCGCGCTGCAGTAAAAGCCCTGGGCGAAGATCCTGATCTGATGGAGATTATTCTGACGCAGATAGTCAATCTTTCCAGAGATGGAAAGTCAGTCAGAATGTCGAAAAGACGCGGCACCGTCGTCACCTTGAGCGAAGTTATGGAAGAAGTGGGTAAGGACGCAGTGCGTTATTACCTGGCAGAATCGAGTCCGCAAAATCCAATTGCTTTCGATCTGGAGTTGGCCAAAAAGACTAGCCGAGAAAATCCAGCCTTCTACATTCAATATGCACACGCCAGATGTTGCGCAATCCTGCGCCGGGCGCTCGAGCCATACGTGAACACTGAGAAGCAGGTGACTGAACCACCTGTATTGAGCGAAAAGGAATGGGCTGACTTCCAGGCTGAATTCAAAAAGTCTGCTGATGTCTTCTTGCCTGCCTTTGATTCGGACCCGATTGTTTTTGCAGACCAGAAGGCGCTTGTGATGGCCCTGCAGTCGTTCCCGCAGGAGGTGAGGGACGCCGCCGTCAATCGGCAGCCCGGTCGCCTGGCGCGCTATGCCTTTGAAGTCGCGAACGCCCTGCAGAAGTTTTATGAGGTCTCACGCGTCATTACTGACGATACAGCCGTAACTAAGGCCAGACTTGGTCTGATAATGGCGACGAAGCAAGTATTGGCGAATGTTTTGGGCATAATAGGCGTGTCAGCCCCCGAGAGGATGTAG
- a CDS encoding sigma-70 family RNA polymerase sigma factor translates to MATAYSQKSDRDLVLACQRREPAAFEELVKRHQRTVYALLYQLAPDWTDTSDLAQEVFIRVWRSINNLRNPSSFRSWLTQIVTNLFYDELRKRPRRLPTVSMDEPMDDEESADVTRDIADAHPQPDEKVLSNEMSDVIRRAMLRLPEQFRTSIVLREVEGLSYEEIAVLTKTEMGTVKSRIARARTKLQELLKPYLENNTSSTTEVSG, encoded by the coding sequence ATGGCCACAGCCTACAGCCAGAAGAGTGATAGAGACCTGGTTCTCGCCTGTCAGAGGCGCGAACCGGCAGCTTTTGAGGAGCTCGTTAAACGGCATCAACGCACCGTATATGCGTTGCTGTACCAATTGGCCCCCGATTGGACAGACACGTCCGATCTGGCGCAGGAAGTGTTCATTCGCGTCTGGCGCTCAATAAACAATTTGCGTAATCCGTCATCGTTCAGATCGTGGCTTACCCAGATCGTCACCAATCTTTTTTATGATGAATTGCGGAAACGTCCGCGTCGGTTGCCAACAGTATCTATGGACGAGCCCATGGATGACGAAGAGAGCGCTGATGTGACGCGCGATATAGCCGATGCACATCCACAACCTGATGAAAAGGTTCTCAGCAACGAGATGTCGGATGTCATCAGGAGAGCAATGCTGAGATTGCCGGAACAGTTTAGAACCTCCATCGTCTTAAGAGAAGTGGAAGGTCTTAGCTACGAAGAAATTGCAGTCTTAACCAAGACAGAAATGGGCACGGTGAAATCCCGTATTGCTCGTGCTCGAACCAAATTGCAAGAGCTGCTTAAGCCTTACCTTGAAAACAATACGTCTTCGACGACCGAGGTTTCTGGCTGA
- a CDS encoding methionine adenosyltransferase, whose amino-acid sequence MAKRYLFTSESVTEGHPDKVCDQISDAILDTILAQDPKGRVAAECSVSTGLVLVSGEISATANVDFQELVRNVIKDIGYVGENGGGFDANSCAVLTAVNKQSPDIAHGVTNALETRADDDKAADIGAGDQGMMFGFACTETPELMPMPISAAHRLALRLSEVRKKGILKYLRPDGKTQVTIEYENDKPVRVDAIVISTQHDPVIDGVEDNDQVQARIAADLKAYVIQPVIKELGISTDEKTRYLINPSGRFVVGGPHGDAGLTGRKIIVDTYGGYSRHGGGAFSGKDPTKVDRSAAYAARYVAKNIVGAGLADKAEVQIAYAIGVAKPVSIHVTTFGTGKIADDEITEVVKRVFDLRPAAIINTFKLNELPKKHGGKFYRNVAAYGHFGRPDLDLPWEKLDRVEELKKSLVKTASAN is encoded by the coding sequence TTGGCTAAGAGATATCTGTTCACGTCGGAGTCAGTTACAGAAGGTCATCCGGATAAGGTCTGCGACCAGATCTCCGATGCCATTCTTGACACCATTTTGGCTCAAGACCCAAAGGGTCGTGTCGCAGCCGAATGCTCAGTTTCAACGGGTCTTGTTCTAGTAAGCGGCGAAATCAGCGCAACAGCTAATGTCGACTTTCAAGAGCTGGTCAGAAATGTAATTAAAGATATTGGATATGTAGGTGAGAACGGTGGTGGCTTCGATGCCAACTCCTGCGCCGTTTTGACAGCAGTCAACAAACAGTCGCCAGACATCGCCCACGGTGTTACTAACGCCTTGGAAACTCGTGCAGACGATGATAAAGCAGCAGACATCGGCGCCGGCGACCAGGGCATGATGTTCGGTTTTGCCTGCACCGAAACTCCAGAACTGATGCCGATGCCTATCTCAGCAGCTCACAGACTGGCTCTGCGCCTTTCTGAAGTGAGAAAAAAGGGCATTCTCAAGTATCTGCGCCCAGACGGCAAAACTCAAGTCACTATCGAATACGAAAACGACAAGCCAGTGCGCGTTGATGCCATCGTCATCTCCACACAGCACGATCCTGTTATTGACGGCGTTGAAGACAACGACCAGGTGCAAGCTCGCATCGCAGCCGACCTGAAAGCATATGTGATTCAACCCGTGATTAAAGAATTGGGCATCTCAACAGATGAAAAGACCCGCTATTTGATCAATCCATCCGGTCGTTTCGTTGTTGGCGGACCACACGGTGACGCTGGCTTGACCGGACGAAAGATCATCGTCGACACCTATGGCGGTTACTCACGCCACGGCGGCGGCGCTTTTTCAGGCAAGGACCCAACTAAAGTTGACCGTTCTGCCGCCTATGCCGCTCGCTACGTAGCCAAAAACATCGTCGGCGCCGGCCTGGCTGATAAAGCCGAAGTACAAATTGCATACGCAATTGGTGTCGCCAAACCGGTGTCAATTCACGTAACAACGTTCGGCACAGGCAAAATAGCTGATGACGAAATCACCGAAGTCGTAAAACGAGTATTCGATCTCCGTCCAGCCGCAATCATCAACACATTTAAGTTGAATGAACTGCCGAAGAAACACGGCGGCAAATTCTACCGCAATGTGGCAGCCTATGGTCATTTCGGTCGCCCAGACCTGGATCTTCCATGGGAGAAGCTGGATCGCGTAGAAGAGCTCAAGAAATCACTGGTAAAGACGGCTAGCGCCAACTAG
- a CDS encoding adenylate/guanylate cyclase domain-containing protein, with product MTTGLITVNPNSPESYSVEVQEGEILEIGRKPAPTGKRKLVLPFPEVSGQHAEIRCKSNGWTVIDSGSTNGTSLNGARLTPGKEYPLRTGDVVQIAQYDLLVSPPNDTSYEEEEEDRNQQDKTQFRIHLINATILVGDIKGFTALSEQYADKPGVVMQAAQNFFETLKEEINRNYGQLEKIVGDAIMAYWHGDDSKTGASLQAFQACKTALQLKVISKDLAKNPNLWPFKDHPMMLDMALATGPVAAGALGQTANPALLGDTANLVFRLEKLIGDDRPGDIVVENVTYELAKEHFKFEYVGQFNVKGRQRPVDVHRLLGLK from the coding sequence ATGACGACCGGGCTTATCACCGTAAATCCGAACTCGCCAGAAAGCTATTCGGTCGAAGTGCAAGAAGGAGAAATCCTCGAAATTGGTCGCAAACCCGCACCGACAGGGAAACGCAAGCTCGTTTTGCCCTTTCCGGAAGTTTCCGGTCAGCACGCCGAAATTCGCTGCAAGTCGAATGGCTGGACAGTAATCGATTCGGGCAGTACAAACGGCACATCATTAAATGGAGCCCGGCTCACGCCCGGTAAAGAGTATCCGCTGCGTACAGGCGACGTTGTACAAATCGCTCAGTACGATTTACTGGTCAGCCCGCCCAACGACACTTCCTACGAAGAAGAAGAGGAAGATCGCAACCAGCAAGATAAGACCCAGTTTCGCATTCACTTGATTAATGCCACCATTCTCGTTGGCGACATCAAAGGATTCACAGCTCTATCAGAGCAGTATGCTGACAAGCCGGGTGTGGTTATGCAAGCCGCTCAAAATTTCTTCGAGACACTCAAAGAAGAGATTAATCGCAACTACGGTCAGCTGGAGAAAATTGTCGGCGATGCAATCATGGCTTACTGGCACGGAGATGATTCCAAAACCGGAGCCAGTCTGCAAGCGTTTCAAGCCTGCAAAACAGCGCTGCAACTTAAGGTGATCTCGAAAGATCTGGCCAAGAATCCAAATTTATGGCCTTTCAAAGACCACCCGATGATGCTCGATATGGCACTCGCTACAGGCCCCGTTGCCGCCGGTGCTCTCGGACAGACAGCCAATCCGGCCTTGCTCGGCGATACGGCTAATCTCGTATTCCGGCTCGAAAAGCTTATTGGCGACGATCGCCCGGGCGATATCGTAGTTGAGAACGTCACCTACGAACTAGCCAAAGAACATTTCAAGTTTGAGTATGTCGGACAATTCAATGTAAAAGGCCGACAACGTCCTGTTGATGTACATCGATTACTGGGATTGAAGTAG
- a CDS encoding glycoside hydrolase family 3 protein: protein MTGIEVDVNDDDRLNQSVGRLLVARIPGLTLDAVTQQALEEGTIGGAVLFKENAADLQQLHALCTAIVKHSLHPPVLTVDQEGGAVQRFDHVLTPIPSPMALAASGKADALRQMSKINASQLKTLGFNCLLAPCLDVLTNPLNPIIGTRAFSDNPRKVCEYGLQAIEGIEEGGLVAVGKHFPGHGSTLEDSHADLAVCPMDSKVLWQLDLLPFRTLMDYLPSILVGHIWLSSVDPEPIPATLSKRVTQGILRDYLNYQGLIMTDDMVMKAITTGWGLAEACVMALEAGVDLILTCGPIAETVDVHRYIVDAVKSGRLPESRVKDAVSRIDKLFPKRPKVIAKKSLPAFQNELDAQFDRSLQASCSAITVLRGEIPPINSGNWVVLVPNHSRYPMQLVEHLNAIARERFTSLEFTEIRYSIDPSPEESQTLQSQCSERNCIFLTYRALINQGQLHLGSLISFDAREKVQVAVDVPFDCMGLSAWENAIATYDPSDLAMRALAKVLLGEFTPMGTCPVSLEFQVTSSR, encoded by the coding sequence ATTACTGGGATTGAAGTAGACGTGAATGACGATGACAGACTCAACCAGAGTGTAGGTCGTCTTCTCGTCGCTAGAATTCCGGGCTTGACTCTGGATGCGGTAACGCAACAAGCTCTGGAGGAAGGCACTATCGGTGGTGCCGTACTCTTCAAAGAAAACGCTGCCGATCTTCAGCAGCTTCATGCGCTCTGTACCGCCATAGTCAAACATTCTCTGCATCCGCCTGTGCTGACGGTAGATCAAGAGGGCGGCGCAGTACAACGTTTCGATCACGTTTTGACACCGATTCCATCACCGATGGCTCTGGCTGCATCAGGCAAAGCGGATGCATTGCGACAAATGTCCAAAATCAATGCCTCTCAATTGAAAACACTGGGCTTCAATTGCTTGCTGGCACCATGTCTGGACGTGCTCACAAATCCTCTCAACCCGATCATAGGTACACGCGCTTTCTCGGACAATCCGCGTAAAGTTTGCGAATACGGACTGCAAGCAATCGAAGGTATTGAAGAGGGCGGTTTAGTTGCTGTCGGCAAACATTTTCCGGGACATGGCTCAACGCTGGAAGATTCCCATGCCGATCTTGCTGTCTGCCCTATGGACAGCAAAGTCTTGTGGCAGCTCGATCTTCTCCCCTTCCGTACTCTCATGGATTACCTACCGTCCATTCTGGTTGGACATATTTGGCTCAGTTCGGTAGACCCGGAGCCGATTCCAGCCACACTTTCAAAACGGGTGACGCAAGGCATTCTGCGCGACTATCTGAATTATCAGGGGCTGATTATGACCGACGACATGGTCATGAAGGCAATTACAACGGGCTGGGGACTGGCTGAGGCATGCGTCATGGCACTCGAGGCGGGAGTGGATCTGATTCTCACTTGCGGTCCGATTGCTGAAACTGTGGACGTACATAGATACATTGTCGATGCCGTTAAAAGTGGCAGACTGCCTGAATCTAGAGTGAAAGACGCCGTCAGCAGAATAGACAAACTTTTCCCCAAACGACCAAAAGTGATTGCTAAAAAATCTTTACCGGCCTTTCAAAATGAATTGGATGCCCAGTTCGATCGCAGCCTGCAAGCCTCTTGCAGTGCGATAACTGTTTTGCGCGGTGAAATTCCACCCATCAACTCAGGCAACTGGGTGGTGCTGGTGCCAAATCATTCCCGCTATCCGATGCAGCTCGTCGAGCATTTAAATGCCATAGCCAGAGAGAGATTCACTTCGCTCGAGTTTACTGAAATTCGCTATAGCATCGACCCATCACCGGAAGAATCGCAGACGTTGCAATCGCAATGCAGTGAACGCAACTGCATTTTCCTTACTTATCGGGCCTTAATTAACCAGGGGCAGCTGCATCTTGGTTCTCTCATATCATTTGATGCACGAGAGAAAGTGCAAGTCGCTGTCGACGTGCCCTTCGATTGCATGGGGCTATCGGCCTGGGAGAACGCCATTGCCACTTACGACCCCTCAGACCTAGCTATGCGCGCTCTTGCTAAAGTATTGCTGGGAGAGTTCACCCCGATGGGAACATGCCCTGTCTCTCTGGAGTTTCAGGTCACCAGCAGCCGATGA
- a CDS encoding DUF4388 domain-containing protein, producing the protein MNRPSSKKVTKLPILPDGTNPSEGDLRRLLNMAQGQPGNTFQLPWVHQATGALYTLSCSDTGVPEWTLTTGIGVQSVTVWKHLTGDLELINNLVWMESSGGSAPPSKPAGFSDLSDLVKSELEKDAQTRGVPLEPRPGASPSASAVSAEKPKAASASSLQGSLKEMQVSGVLQSISMTKMTGKLVVDSNSYDITVFFEEGTPVHAVSMESIGDAAIMDLLTWDEGQFNFIPMERTADRSINRRLEAILMEGAALVDQHQFLTKRGLKLSTFMRRKNPNISEQEFEMALRDAAPLDMIFQKQMYQLVDSRKTFAEILRIRPLLKSQWVPLWYNLISCNLVEMSDMPTLAAKQSALESIGVDQALVSAAKKSIVRAESGMLPFPLFLSFLEQEFVRFEYTRSPLTLVVFDVMVNKEKGPEPIAGGAVKGLTDIVTSIKREIDWLGHFRTFEFGVLLPHTDAHSASFFASRLVEEVRASTIGGAENSGDLSIAVGVASLPQDGQTLGVLLPAAVEAKKNSREKGVPIVLFQSLYK; encoded by the coding sequence ATGAATAGACCCTCGTCCAAAAAAGTCACCAAGCTCCCCATACTTCCCGACGGAACGAATCCCAGTGAAGGCGATCTGCGCAGATTGCTCAACATGGCGCAGGGGCAACCGGGTAATACATTTCAACTACCCTGGGTTCATCAAGCGACCGGCGCTCTTTATACTCTTTCGTGCTCGGACACGGGCGTACCTGAGTGGACTTTGACTACAGGTATCGGAGTTCAGTCGGTGACCGTGTGGAAGCATCTCACGGGCGACCTGGAGTTGATTAACAATCTTGTCTGGATGGAGTCAAGCGGTGGATCTGCGCCGCCCAGCAAGCCTGCTGGCTTCTCTGACTTGAGTGATCTGGTTAAATCTGAGCTGGAAAAGGATGCCCAGACGCGTGGGGTGCCGCTCGAGCCCAGACCAGGCGCCAGTCCGTCAGCCTCAGCTGTTTCTGCGGAAAAACCAAAAGCCGCGTCCGCATCGTCGTTGCAGGGCAGCTTGAAAGAAATGCAAGTTTCGGGTGTGCTGCAATCAATCAGCATGACCAAGATGACTGGAAAGCTCGTTGTTGACAGTAATTCCTATGACATAACAGTATTTTTTGAAGAGGGAACGCCCGTGCATGCCGTATCGATGGAGTCGATCGGCGATGCCGCCATAATGGATTTGCTTACCTGGGATGAGGGGCAGTTCAATTTCATCCCGATGGAACGAACCGCCGATCGCAGTATAAACAGGCGACTGGAAGCTATTTTGATGGAAGGGGCTGCACTTGTCGATCAGCACCAGTTCCTGACAAAGAGAGGCTTGAAGCTCAGCACCTTCATGCGTCGTAAGAACCCCAATATCTCAGAACAAGAGTTCGAGATGGCTCTGCGCGATGCCGCGCCGCTCGACATGATTTTCCAGAAACAGATGTACCAACTTGTAGACAGTCGAAAAACATTTGCTGAGATCCTCCGTATCAGACCACTGCTTAAGTCTCAGTGGGTGCCGCTCTGGTACAACCTGATTTCATGCAATCTCGTGGAAATGTCTGACATGCCGACTCTGGCAGCGAAACAATCGGCGCTTGAGAGCATCGGAGTCGATCAAGCATTGGTGTCAGCGGCCAAAAAATCCATCGTGCGTGCCGAGTCTGGAATGTTGCCTTTTCCGCTCTTTCTCTCGTTTTTAGAACAAGAGTTCGTCCGTTTTGAATATACGCGCTCACCGCTCACCTTAGTGGTATTCGATGTGATGGTCAATAAAGAAAAGGGTCCTGAGCCTATTGCAGGCGGCGCCGTCAAGGGTTTGACAGACATAGTCACTTCGATTAAGCGAGAAATAGATTGGCTCGGTCATTTCAGAACCTTCGAATTTGGCGTTCTCTTGCCGCACACTGACGCCCACAGCGCATCTTTCTTTGCCAGCAGGCTGGTTGAAGAAGTCAGAGCTAGTACTATTGGCGGTGCCGAAAATAGTGGCGATCTTTCTATTGCTGTTGGCGTGGCCAGCCTGCCGCAAGACGGTCAAACTCTTGGAGTGCTTTTGCCGGCTGCGGTCGAAGCGAAGAAAAATTCGCGAGAAAAGGGCGTTCCAATCGTTTTGTTTCAATCACTCTACAAATGA
- a CDS encoding PspA/IM30 family protein, with amino-acid sequence MFDRLKNIMNAMFNKSMSSLETPEVLAEQAQNELETGVKKLREALTASLTNEKMLEKQIQKATEEITTWEKRAAVAVGAGNDDVAKQCLAKKQEENVKLQSLQAQVTTQKQNTAALKERCQEMESKLRDFQARKNDMINRVKAGDAVVKADSLMSKTGSSGLDKWEQKIHEKEARAEAIRELNGGGAMEDKFKQLDKHIEMEDELAALKAKMAADGKMPKLIVDGAAGKTQVDDNVPMVVEVIEPGEDKPSS; translated from the coding sequence ATGTTTGATCGTCTCAAGAATATTATGAACGCCATGTTCAACAAGAGCATGAGCTCCCTGGAAACCCCGGAAGTTCTGGCTGAGCAGGCGCAAAATGAGCTCGAGACGGGCGTCAAAAAATTGCGAGAGGCGCTGACTGCCTCACTAACCAACGAAAAGATGTTGGAAAAGCAAATTCAGAAAGCCACTGAGGAAATTACCACCTGGGAAAAGCGCGCTGCTGTTGCTGTCGGCGCCGGAAATGACGATGTGGCAAAGCAATGTTTGGCGAAAAAGCAGGAAGAGAATGTCAAACTGCAGTCATTGCAAGCTCAGGTTACGACGCAGAAACAGAATACCGCCGCATTGAAAGAGCGGTGTCAAGAAATGGAAAGCAAGTTGCGCGATTTTCAGGCTCGTAAAAACGACATGATCAATCGAGTTAAAGCCGGTGATGCTGTTGTAAAAGCTGATTCGCTCATGTCTAAAACGGGCAGCTCCGGGCTCGATAAGTGGGAGCAAAAGATTCATGAAAAAGAAGCGCGTGCTGAGGCTATTCGTGAGCTTAATGGCGGTGGCGCCATGGAAGATAAATTCAAGCAGTTAGATAAGCACATCGAAATGGAAGATGAACTGGCTGCGTTGAAAGCAAAAATGGCAGCCGACGGAAAGATGCCGAAGCTGATTGTAGACGGAGCAGCGGGCAAAACTCAGGTCGATGATAACGTGCCTATGGTAGTGGAAGTAATCGAGCCCGGTGAAGATAAACCTTCGAGCTGA